From the genome of Colletotrichum destructivum chromosome 10, complete sequence, one region includes:
- a CDS encoding Putative AAA+ ATPase domain, ATPase, AAA-type, core, cbbX, AAA lid domain, DNA2/NAM7 helicase, with translation MTSSTSDPRRAARLLKVFRDVTKGGKAIITAADARLFLEAVRTNPSPAACLEIITASEIAKNAIRHSIRIDLSTTFVRSHVIPFMAYLIDPAVKMMYDGELLHQLLLIIAQPPVLWDNLLHVYRDSQMAEEELYVFAWLCLELASLSDSELNGIVDDISIALEQSPLQNARDHRTRDLTYKIKKVLELRSSTAPDTGFETAGGRHDNDFVNFRDISVFPTSDEFYSSAPPFYRRAAEVAGIGFAQRPRVHLDNQFRLLREDMLGELRDELKVATGRKKNKKTAQILTDLAFTGIDTGDEKRGHFCAVLVACKQGLEALTRVTPLRRQAFLNDCRSFLRHQSFGALCRDDNIVAFVFLLRDVDELRKEPPVLSLQFTSSDATGRALLALRAPKDLKFILVDTPVFAYQPVLERLQDMVEMPLGGELLRLDADDEDDQSLDSLQHGTLVQVQIGRLRQLLDGESRKLDLGDRRLDLDHSQIRALLHTLESPVALIQGPPGTGKSFVGALAAKVLLMDPSTRILVLSYTNHALDQFLEDLMKIGIPSIEMVRLGSKSTAKTALLSLDVQLRASIDRRSPEAWELINNTKEELTNIREKINDECSSLVHGRVSSMEILSFLEFSDEDAAFYEAFLLPEQDEGFALAGKDNKAMKPDYLLDRWIQGLDAGELHQFVQARSKSIWEMPEDERRKHAQGWAESLQKERIEAAEGLIKRFNEAQEKVNTLYNERKCAFIKKKKLIGCTTTAAAKYKSLIKAAQPDVVLVEEAGEILEAHVLTALHSMTSQLILIGDHKQLRPKINNFALSVEKGDGFDLNRSLFERMILQGHRHVTLQKQHRMHPQISDLVRHMTYPDLLDDPKTEARKAPKGLQSRVSFINHSHPEEAASEIAERRDGGLPASKRNHFEAGMVLKLVKYLGQQGYGTENLVVLTPYLGQLRLLRDMLSHENDPWLNDLDSFELIRAGLMTVAAGKVKSGSRGIRLSTIDNYQGEESDIVIVSLTRSNNNGDIGFMKAPERLNVLCSRARECLILIGNMETFMASSQGQAIWLPFFSLLKEKEYLQDGVAIRCQQHPEKTALLTKPEDFDIKCPEGGCDEICNASLSCGKHTCQMRCHRIADHRKVPCMERIGKTCDRGHNFTVRCTDQDAACRDCRLEDEDIRRRLQRDLQMEKDREAAQKRYAKELQEMQDELDHERRLIKYAQEESEHKEMLEKTRAELNDLKATRDRAQKMQAAEQARKSESSAAKVQRGDAPEPWQPPAPDESAQAEWNAMKKDGASSAALDGLMGMIGIESVKKEFLSIKNKVDIAVRQGISLSTERFGCTLLGNPGTGKTTVARIYSNFVTSVGVIAGSCFKETSGSKLAAMGVSGCQQMLDGMLNNGGGVLFIDEAYQLSSGNSPGGRGVLDFLLAEVENLTGKIIFLLAGYSKQMESFFAHNPGFPSRFPTEMKFDDFEDDELLRILQYQIQKKYNDRMKWEDDLYLRVVTRKLGRGRGKVGFGNARAVENLLANISKRQANRLRKEPRAGAKTNDLLFTKEDLVGPEPSSALSSCKAWKNIQCLVGLSSVKESVKALVDSIQSNYLRELAEEPVIEYSLNRVFLGSPGTGKTTVAKLYGQILVDIGLLSNGEVVVKNPSDFIGTVLGASEAQTKGILAATEGKVLVIDEAYGLCGGSSGGSGSVGKFSDPYKTAVVDTIVAEVQGVPGEDRCVLLLGYKDQMEEMFQNANPGLSRRFPLSSAFTFEDFDSSELAKILNLKLDQQGFSATDQAKRVALEMLERARNRPNFGNAGEVDILLNEAKARHQRRLSSKETDKLSTLEALDLDENFDRAERTDTNVAKLFEGTVGCEKIVATLEGFQESVRSMKSLGMDPKENIPFNFLFRGPPGTGKTSTARKMGKVFYDMGFLATAEVLDRSASDLVGQYVGQTGPKVRELLDKALGRVLFIDEAYRLAEGHFAQEAVDELVDSVTKDKYKGRMVIILAGYDDDINRLISVNPGMSSRFPEVIDFYSLSAEDCFDLLLQLLTKQKHMLESKKPFNRLVLNCLEYPTTDFTDDVVSDFRALSAQPSWASARDVETLAKSIFSVAMKSRQGTCITVTEAMVEAELDKMFDEREIRGKQAETTRKRVRLQDFFMAPPPAQTPHKISSQYQASTKEDEASCTPPESPTAEVDDCKRKSVRDADVSDEVWEQLERDKKAQEERDAKYRALLETKRKAVGAAREAILMELIEEEERLKKEEEQRKKAAKMGRCPMGYDWIKQAQGFRCAGGSHYISDDEIASS, from the exons ATGACGTCTTCCACCTCGGACCCTCGTCGTGCTGCTCGCCTGCTGAAGGTGTTTCGGGATGTCACCAAAGGGGGCAAAGCAATCATCACAGCTGCAGATGCCCGTCTgttcctcgaggccgtccggACGAACCCATCGCCCGCTGCTTGCTTGGAAATTATTACGGCTAGCGAAATTGCCAAGAACGCCATCCGACACAGCATCCGGATCGACTTGTCGACCACCTTCGTTCGGTCCCACGTCATCCCGTTCATGGCGTACTTAATCGATCCAGCAGTGAAAATGATgtacgacggcgagctccttCATCAGCTGTTGCTTATCATCGCCCAGCCGCCCGTTCTCTGGGACAACCTTTTGCACGTCTATCGGGACTCCCAGATGGCCGAAGAAGAGCTCTACGTGTTTGCCTGGCTCTGTCTCGAACTAGCGAGCCTCTCCGATAGCGAGCTCAACGGCATTGTCGATGACATCTCCATCGCTTTGGAGCAGTCGCCATTGCAGAACGCTCGAGATCACAGAACCCGCGATCTTACGTACAAAATCAAGAAAGTCCTCGAGCTCAGATCGTCCACCGCTCCTGACACAGGCTTTGAAACAGCCGGTGGCCGTCATGACAATGACTTCGTCAACTTCCGGGACATCTCCGTCTTTCCCACAAGCGACGAGTTCTACTCGAGCGCGCCGCCATTCTACCGACGAGCAGCCGAAGTCGCTGGCATTGGCTTCGCACAACGACCGCGGGTCCATCTCGACAACCAgttccgcctcctccgcgagGACATGCTTGGAGAGCTTCGAGATGAACTGAAGGTGGCCACagggagaaagaagaacaagaagacggcccAGATCCTCACCGACTTGGCGTTCACGGGCATCGATACCGGCGATGAGAAACGAGGCCACTTCTGTGCCGTGCTTGTTGCGTGTAAGCAGGGATTGGAAGCCCTGACGAGAGTGACACCACTCAGGCGCCAGGCCTTTTTGAATGATTGCAGGAGCTTCCTTCGTCACCAGTCGTTCGGTGCCTTGTGTCGAGACGACAACATCGTCGCCTTTGTCTTTTTACTCCgcgatgtcgacgagctgcgcaaGGAGCCGCCCGTACTCTCCCTGCAATTTACCAGCAGCGATGCCACTGGCAGAGCTCTGCTGGCTCTTCGTGCGCCCAAGGATCTCAAGTTCATTCTTGTCGATACTCCGGTCTTTGCCTATCAGCCTGTCCTAGAACGCCTGCAAGACATGGTCGAGATGCCTCTCGGAGGGGAACTGCTTCggctcgatgccgacgacgaggacgaccaGTCACTCGATTCGTTGCAACATGGTACTCTCGTGCAGGTCCAGATAGGACGGCTACGGCAGCTGCTGGATGGCGAGTCGCGCAAGCTTGATCTGGGTGACCGACGCCTTGATCTCGACCATTCTCAGATCCGGGCTTTGCTACACACGTTAGAGAGCCCAGTGGCCCTCATCCAAGGCCCTCCTG GAACTGGTAAGTCGTTTGTGGGCGCCCTGGCAGCCAAGGTGCTTCTGATGGACCCCTCAACGCGCATCCTGGTACTCAGCTATACCAACCATGCCCTCGACCAGTTCCTCGAGGATCTCATGAAAATCGGCATCCCGTCCATTGAAATGGTGCGGCTCGGCTCCAAGTCGACAGCAAAAACCGCCTTGTTGTCACTGGACGTGCAGCTGCGTGCGAGCATCGACCGACGGAGTCCAGAGGCATGGGAactcatcaacaacacaaAGGAAGAACTCACCAACATCAGAGAAAAGATCAACGATGAATGCAGCAGCCTCGTCCACGGAAGGGTAAGCTCGATGGAGATACTGAGCTTTCTCGAGTtctccgacgaggacgcggcgTTCTACGAGGCTTTTCTTCTACCCGAACAAGACGAGGGCTTCGCGCTGGCGGGCAAAGACAACAAAGCCATGAAGCCCGACTACCTTCTCGATCGGTGGATTCAGGGccttgatgccggcgagcTGCATCAATTCGTCCAAGCTAGAAGCAAGAGCATCTGGGAGATGCCCGAAGATGAGAGGCGCAAGCACGCCCAAGGCTGGGCCGAGTCTCTGCAGAAAGAACGAATCGAAGCGGCTGAGGGCCTGATCAAGCGTTTCAATGAGGCCCAAGAGAAGGTGAATACCCTGTACAATGAGAGGAAGTGTGCGTtcatcaagaagaagaaactCATCGGATGTACCACCACCGCGGCCGCCAAGTACAAGTCGCTCATCAAGGCCGCCCAGCCggacgtcgtcctcgtcgaggaggccggtgAGATCCTCGAGGCTCACGTGCTGACTGCGCTGCACAGCATGACCAGCCAGCTAATCTTGATCGGAGACCACAAGCAACTCCGGCCCAAGATCAATAACTTCGCACTGAGTGTGGAGAAGGGGGATGGGTTCGATCTCAACCGCTCGCTCTTTGAACGTATGATTCTCCAGGGGCATCGACATGTCACGCTCCAGAAGCAACATCGCATGCACCCCCAAATCTCGGACCTTGTCCGACATATGACGTACCCTGACTTGCTCGACGATCCTAAGACTGAGGCACGCAAGGCGCCCAAGGGACTGCAGAGCCGAGTCAGCTTCATCAACCACAGTCacccggaggaggcggccagCGAGATCGCCGAacgccgcgacggcggccttccCGCAAGCAAACGGAACCACTTCGAGGCGGGGATGGTCCTGAAGCTGGTCAAGTACCTGGGGCAGCAGGGCTATGGCACGGAGaatctcgtcgtcctcacGCCGTATCTGGGCCAGCTTCGACTGCTCCGGGACATGCTGAGCCACGAGAACGACCCCTGGCTCAACGACCTGGACTCGTTCGAGCTCATCCGTGCGGGGCTgatgacggtggcggcgggcaagGTGAAGTCTGGTTCGAGAGGGATTCGGCTGTCGACCATTG ACAACTACCAGGGCGAAGAGAGCGATATCGTCATTGTTTCACTGACACGaagcaacaacaacggcgaCATTGGCTTCATGAAGGCGCCAGAACGCCTGAACGTGCTGTGTTCCCGAGCAAGAGAGTGCCTCATCCTGATAGGAAACATGGAGACCTTCATGGCGTCTTCGCAGGGCCAGGCGATCTGGCTGCCATTCTTCAGTCTGCTCAAGGAAAAGGAGTACCTGCAAGATGGCGTTGCCATTCGCTGCCAACAGCATCCCGAGAAGACGGCTTTGCTAACCAAACCCGAAGACTTTGACATAAAGTGTCCCGAGGGAGGCTGCGACGAGATCTG CAACGCCTCCTTGTCATGCGGCAAACACACGTGCCAGATGAGATGTCATCGAATTGCAGACCACCGCAAGGTCCCATGCATGGAGCGCATTGGGAAGACGTGCGATCGGGGCCACAACTTCACCGTCCGATGCACCGACCAAGACGCCGCGTGCCGTGACTGTCGACTGGAAGACGAAGATATTCGTAGAAGACTGCAGCGAGATCTCCAGATGGAAAAGGATCGCGAAGCGGCGCAGAAGCGCTACGCCAAGGAGCTCCAGGAGATGCaggacgagctcgaccaCGAACGACGCCTGATAAAGTACGCCCAAGAGGAGAGTGAGCACAAGGAAATGCTTGAGAAGACCCGCGCGGAGCTCAACGACTTGAAAGCGACGAGGGATCGAGCACAGAAGATGCAGGCTGCCGAGCAGGCCCGAAAGTCAGAAAGTTCAGCAGCCAAAGTTCAACGAGGCGATGCCCCGGAACCATGGCAGCCACCGGCACCTGATGAGAGTGCTCAAGCAGAATGGAATGCCATGAAGAAGGATGGCGCAAGCAGCGCTGCTCTGGACGGACTGATGGGCATGATCGGCATAGAGAGTGTCAAGAAGGAGTTCCTGTCCATCAAGAACAAGGTCGACATCGCGGTCCGGCAAGGCATCTCACTGTCGACGGAGAGATTTGGCTGTACGCTTTTGGGAAACCCGGGCACTG GCAAGACGACTGTAGCACGGATCTACAGCAACTTTGTGACATCGGTCGGTGTCATCGCCGGCAGCTGCTTCAAGGAGACGTCTGGCTCGAAGCTTGCGGCGATGGGAGTTTCGGGCTGCCAACAGATGTTGGACGGCATGCTCAAcaacggcggtggcgtcctcttcatcgacgaggcctaCCAACTCTCGTCCGGTAATAGCCCCGGAGGGCGGGGGGTGCTTGACTTCCTGCTCGCCGAGGTGGAGAACCTCACGGGCAAGATCATCTTCCTTCTGGCCGGCTACAGCAAGCAGATGGAGTCCTTCTTTGCCCACAATCCGGGCTTCCCCAGCCGTTTCCCGACGGAGATGAAGTTTGACGACTttgaagatgacgagctcCTGCGGATTCTCCAATATCAGATTCAGAAGAAGTACAACGACCGCATGAAGTGGGAGGATGACCTCTACCTCCGCGTCGTCACCCGGAAACTCGGCCGGGGGCGAGGCAAAGTGGGATTCGGCAACGCGAGAGCGGTCGAGAATCTCCTCGCCAACATCTCCAAGAGACAGGCCAACAGACTCCGAAAGGAGCCCCGTGCTGGAGCCAAGACCAATGACCTGCTCTTCACCAAGGAGGACCTGGTCGGGCCGGAACCGTCAAGCGCCCTCTCCAGTTGCAAGGCCTGGAAGAATATTCAATgtctcgtcggcctctcGTCGGTCAAAGAGTCGGTCAAAGCTCTGGTCGACAGCATTCAGTCGAACTATCTCCGtgagctcgccgaggagcccGTCATCGAGTATTCACTCAACAGGGTCTTCCTCGGGTCACCCGGGACTGGCAAGACCACCGTCGCGAAACTTTACGGCCAAATACTGGTGGACATTGGACTGCTGTCCAACGGAGAAG TGGTTGTCAAGAACCCGTCCGACTTCATAGGTACGGTTCTGGGCGCCTCTGAGGCCCAGACCAAAGGCATTCTCGCAGCGACAGAGGGCAAGgttctcgtcatcgacgaagCGTACGGCCTTTGCggtggcagcagcggcggcagtggATCAGTCGGAAAATTCTCCGACCCTTACAAGACTGCAGTGGTCGACACCATTGTGGCCGAAGTCCAAGGCGTCCCGGGAGAAGACCGCTGCGTGCTGCTTCTCGGCTACAAGGACCAAATGGAGGAAATGTTCCAGAACGCGAACCCAGGCCTTAGCCGCCGATTCCCCCTTTCCTCGGCCTTTACTTTCGAAGACTTTGACAGCTCCGAACTGGCAAAGATCCTCAATCTCAAGCTCGATCAACAAGGCTTCTCGGCCACTGACCAGGCAAAGAGAGTTGCCTTGGAGATGCTGGAACGGGCGCGCAACAGGCCGAACTTTggcaacgccggcgaggtgGACATTCTCCTCAACGAAGCCAAGGCCCGCCACCAGCGCCGTCTCTCGTCCAAGGAGACGGACAAACTCTCGACCCTCGAGGCACTCGACTTGGACGAAAACTTTGACCGGGCGGAACGCACCGATACTAACGTGGCCAAACTGTTCGAGGGCACCGTCGGCTGTGAGAAGATCGTCGCCACGCTGGAAGGGTTCCAGGAGAGCGTACGGTCCATGAAGTCTCTTGGGATGGACCCCAAAGAGAACATCCCCTTCAACTTTCTCTTCCGCGGCCCCCCCGGGACGGGCAAGACGTCcacggcgaggaagatgggAAAGGTCTTTTACGACATGGGGTTCctggccaccgccgaggtcctcgaccgTTCTGCGTCCGATCTCGTTGGGCAATACGTTGGGCAGACGGGTCCCAAGGTCCGGGAACTCCTCGACAAGGCTCTTGGTCGGGTGCTGTTCATCGACGAGGCGTACCGCTTGGCCGAGGGTCACTTCGCCCAGGAAGCcgttgacgagctcgtcgatTCCGTCACCAAGGACAAGTACAAGGGCCGTATGGTCATCATCCTGGCGggctacgacgacgacatcaacCGGCTGATCTCGGTCAACCCGGGCATGTCCAGCCGCTTCCCCGAGGTTATCGACTTCTACAGCCTCAGCGCCGAGGATTGTTTCGACCTTCTGCTTCAGCTCCTCACGAAGCAGAAGCACATGCTCGAGAGCAAGAAGCCGTTCAACCGCCTTGTGCTGAACTGCCTCGAGTACCCCACGACAGACTTCACGGACGATGTCGTCAGCGACTTCCGCGCGCTCTCGGCGCAACCCAGCTGGGCCAGCGCCCGCGATGTCGAGACTCTGGCCAAGTCCATCTTCTCGGTGGCCATGAAGTCCCGCCAGGGCACGTGTATCACGGTCACGGAAGCCATGGTCGAGGCGGAGCTCGACAAGATGTTTGACGAGCGGGAGATCCGCGGCAAGCAAGCCGAAACCACACGCAAGAGGGTCAGGTTGCAGGATTTCTTCATGGCACCTCCACCCGCTCAGACGCCGCACAAGATCAGCTCGCAGTATCAGGCATCCACcaaggaagacgaggcgagTTGCACGCCGCCCGAAAGCCCGACCGCAGAGGTCGACGACTGCAAGCGCAAGTCAGTCCGGGACGCCGACGTCAGCGATGAGGTCTGGGAGCAGCTGGAGAGGGACAAAAAGGCACAGGAGGAGAGAGACGCCAAGTACCGGGCCTTGCTCGAGACGAAGCGCAAGGCGGTCGGTGCCGCGCGCGAAGCCATCCTCATGGAACtgatcgaggaggaagagcggctcaagaaggaagaagagcaacGGAAGAAGGCCGCGAAAATGGGAAGATGCCCGATGGGTTACGATTGGATCAAGCAGGCTCAGGGGTTTCGGTGTGCGGGGGGGTCGCATTACATCTCTGATGATGAGATTGCCTCGTCTTAA
- a CDS encoding Putative ribonuclease H-like superfamily, exonuclease, RNase T/DNA polymerase III — translation MTFYQQIAPAQLPQTPYGIPSTTIEPTEGYLRLLRSMAHRRDVLVKNGFVVKPLSDADIDDKRRCSRCNMRCSNKRNKFKPNANDAKKGSSNKLPVGSRPPSRPRFNLASAVLTLSDGEEEPEKPPKPVLKCQYHTGRAVRMYYTCCRAHISAPGCTWAPEHQTRSYDPGELVARYQHHHTAARPLLDPSPSTFPSSPPSRTPRPAVAIDCEMGTAYDGESELIRVTLVDYFSSEILLDSLVYPQVAMQHYNTKWSGVSRQQMNDARAKGKCITGGLDAVRAAVWRWVGPDTVVVGHAVHNDLASLRWIHPLVVDSLLLATAARAEREKREQEEEEARNEAAAAAAAAAACEGGVDEDLIAFGGLDIASREDREKASAQDVAAEKIKGKRKPGGLSLKALTAEMFDRQIQKGRTGHDSMEDALAARDIVHWFVMQRSAEMQSQDQGVPVAPGFW, via the exons ATGACTTTCTACCAACAAATCGCGCCGGCTCAGCTGCCCCAGACCCCGTACGGCATcccctccaccaccatcgaGCCGACAGAGGGTTACCTCCGGCTGCTGCGCTCCATGGCCCACCGCAGAGACGTCCTTGTTAAGAacggcttcgtcgtcaaGCCGCTCTCCGATGCCGACATTGACGACAAGAGACGTTGCAGCAGGTGTAACATGCGCT GCTCCAACAAGAGGAATAAGTTCAAGCCCAATgccaacgacgccaagaAGGGAAGCTCCAACAAGCTTCCTGTCGGCTCCAGACCCCCGTCTCGGCCCCGATTCAACCTGGCCTCCGCCGTTCTCACGCTCTctgacggcgaagaggagcccgagaagcccCCGAAGCCGGTCCTCAAGTGCCAATACCACACGggccgcgccgtccgcaTG TACTACACCTGCTGCCGCGCCCACATCTCTGCTCCGGGCTGCACCTGGGCCCCGGAGCATCAGACCAGGTCCTACGACCCCGGCGAACTCGTCGCCCGCTACCAGCACCACCACACCGCGGCCCGTCCCCTTCTCGACCCGTCCCCTTCCAccttcccctcctcgccgccgtcccgcACGCCACgccccgccgtcgccatcgactGCGAGATGGGCACCGCCTACGACGGCGAGTCGGAGCTCATCCGCGTCACCCTCGTCGACTACTTCTCCTCCGAGATCCTCCTCGACAGCCTCGTCTACCCCCAGGTCGCCATGCAGCACTACAACACCAAGTGGTCCGGCGTCTCGCGCCAGCAGATGAACGACGCCCGCGCAAAGGGCAAGTGCATcaccggcggcctcgacgccgtccgcgccgccgtctggcGCTGGGTCGGCCCggacaccgtcgtcgtcggccatgcCGTCCACAACGACCTCGCCTCGCTGCGCTGGATCCaccccctcgtcgtcgactctcttcttctcgccaccgccgcccgcgccgagcGGGAGAAGcgcgagcaggaggaggaggaggcccgTAATgaagctgctgccgccgccgccgccgccgccgcctgcgagggtggtgttgacgaggacctcATTGCCTTTGGTGGGCTTGACATCGCCTCTCGAGAGGATCGGGAAAAGGCCTCGGCCCAGGACGTCGCGGCGGAGAAGATCAAGGGCAAGCGCAAGCCCGGCGGTCTCTCCCTCAAGGCGCTGACGGCCGAAATGTTCGACCGCCAGATCCAGAAGGGCAGGACGGGCCACGACAGCATGGAGGATGCCTTGGCCGCCAGAGACATCGTGCATTGGTTTGTCATGCAGAGGTCCGCCGAAATGCAATCACAGGACCAGGGGGTTCCCGTCGCCCCAGGCTTCTGGTGA
- a CDS encoding Putative F-box domain, leucine-rich repeat domain superfamily, F-box-like domain superfamily: protein MRPAAPSIEIMAAQSVTPDSRSSSSTNSPLPADNEESDFFIAGNDSQSSLGVPNIEDMQVNDDPCQPAVNRLPSEILISIFAKLNSTSDLFHCMLTCKRWAKNSVDLLWHRPACTNWRNHSSICQTLQLPTPFFAYRDFIKRLNLAATPLADKISDGSVMPLAVCTRVERLTLTHCRNLTDQGLTKLVENSSSLLALDISGDENITDVSIMTIAEHCKRLQGLNISGCRLITNDSMIKLAENCRYIKRLKLNDCHQLRDNAILAFADNCPNILEIDLHQCAQIGNEPITALVAKGQSLRELRLAGCELIDDLAFMNLPLGKTYDHLRILDLTSCARLTDQAVQKIIDAAPRLRNLVLAKCRNITDVAVNAIAKLGKNLHYLHLGHCGHITDEAVKRLVQACNRIRYIDLGCCTNLTDDSVTKLAHLPKLKRIGLVKCSNITDESVFALAHANRRPRARRDANGNIDEYYSSSLERVHLSYCTNLTLKSIIKLLNCCPRLTHLSLTGVTAFLREEFNEFCRPPPPEFTDHQRGVFCVFSGAGVSRLREYLNSSAEYEGLRDSPARFPGLPAFGARRPADPRNAAAGSAEQANGDAEVDDAEALEDDEFEGLDGSEMAVDGQPLLAQNLVNGNAQNGVPPPPPNHAPPAGAVPMFAQPLGQAPLLFSPISPAFPQSAHSPTTGGPSSHAPPLVVSSHYSPTSPGPSTSTANALSPQGTNLGFPAYTSRRPASLGASTASMEASMLSPATHRSRRASVISMEASMLGPADPEMNEQSTPNGQQQHS from the exons ATGAGGCCTGCCGCCCCCTCGATAGAGATCATGGCTGCCCAGTCAGTCACTCCCGACTcccgctcgtcgtcgtcgacaaacTCGCCTCTCCCAGCCGACAACGAGGAGTCGGACTTTTTTATCGCCGGCAACGACTCGCAGTCATCGCTCGGCGTCCCTAACATCGAGGACATGCAGGTTAACGACGACCCGTGTCAGCCCGCCGTCAACCGCCTACCCAGCGAGAtcctcatctccatcttcgcCAAGCTCAACAGCACCTCCGACCTCTTCCACTGCATGCTGACCTGCAAGCGCTGGGCAAAGAACTCGGTCGATCTTCTATGGCATCGTCCCGCGTGCACAAACTGGAGGAACCACTCGTCCATCTGCCAGACGTTGCAGcttcccacccccttcttcgcctACCGCGACTTCATCAAGCGCCTCAACTTGGCCGCCACCCCTCTCGCCGATAAGATCAGCGACGGCAGTGTCATGCCCCTTGCCGTCTGCACTCGCGTCGAGCGACTCACCCTGACGCACTGCCGGAACCTCACCGACCAGGGCTTGACCAAGCTAGTGGAAAACAGCTCGTCcctgctcgccctcgacatctcgggcgacgagaacATCACTGACGTGTCCATCATGACCATCGCCGAGCACTGCAAGAGACTGCAGGGCCTGAACATCTCCGGTTGCCGCCTCATTACCAACGACAGTATGatcaagctggccgagaacTGCCGCTACATCAAGAGG CTCAAACTCAACGACTGCCACCAACTGCGAGACAATGCAATCCTGGCCTTTGCCGACAATTGCCCGAACATCCTCGAGATCGACCTGCACCAGTGCGCACAGATCGGAAACGAGCCCATCACAGCCCTCGTTGCCAAGGGTCAGTCCCTCCGGGAACtccggctggctggctgcgaactcatcgacgacctggccTTTATGAATCTACCTTTGGGGAAGACCTACGACCACCTTCGCATCCTGGACTTGACATCGTGCGCTAGACTGACCGACCAGGCCGTGCAAAAAATAATCGACGCCGCCCCGCGTCTCCGGAACCTAGTCTTGGCCAAGTGTCGCAACATcaccgacgtcgccgtcaacgccatTGCGAAGCTCGGTAAGAACCTGCACTATCTGCACCTGGGTCATTGCGGCCACATCAcagacgaggccgtcaagcgGCTCGTTCAGGCCTGCAATCGTATAAGGTACATCGATCTTGGATGCTGCACGAATCTCACCGACGACTCGGTCACGAAGCTGGCACACCTTCCCAAGCTCAAGAGaatcggcctcgtcaagtGCAGCAACATCACCGACGAGTCTGTGTTCGCCCTTGCCCATGCCAaccgccggcctcgcgcaCGCCGGGATGCGAATGGCAACATTGACGAGTACTACTCTTCCAGCCTAGAGAGGGTTCATCTCAGTTACTGCACCAATCTTACGCTCAAG AGTATCATTAAGTTGTTAAATTGCTGCCCGCGTCTCACCCACCTCAGCCTGACGGGAGTTACCGCTTTCCTCAGAGAAGAGTTTAACGAGTTTTGTCGACCACCCCCACCTG AATTCACGGATCACCAGCGAGGCGTGTTTTGCGTCTTCTCCGGAGCCGGCGTTTCGAGACTCCGCGAATACCTCAACTCATCCGCCGAATATGAGGGCTTGCGCGACTCTCCTGCGCGGTTCCCCGGCCTGCCGGCATTTGGCGCTCGGCGTCCGGCGGACCCTCGTAATGCCGCCGCTGGAAGTGCTGAACAAGCCAATGGAGATGCCGAagttgacgacgccgaggcgctggaggaTGACGAGTTCGAGGGTCTGGACGGCAGCGAGATGGCAGTAGACGGTCAGCCTCTCTTGGCGCAGAACCTGGTCAATGGCAACGCCCAAAACGGCGTccccccgcctccgccgaaCCACGCGCctccggccggcgccgtgccAATGTTCGCGCAACCTTTGGGACAGGCCCCGTTATTGTTCAGCCCCATCAGTCCGGCCTTCCCTCAGTCGGCTCACTCCCCCACCACAGGTGGCCCGTCCAGCCATGCGCCACCTCTGGTTGTGTCTAGCCACTACTCCCCGACGAGTCCAGGGCCGAGTACATCGACAGCGAACGCTCTCTCGCCCCAAGGAACGAATCTTGGCTTCCCGGCATACACAAGCAGAAGGCCTGCATCTCTAGGTGCCAGCACTGCGTCGATGGAGGCTTCAATGCTTAGCCCGGCTACCCATCGCAGTCGCCGAGCAAGTGTCATCTCGATGGAGGCGTCGATGCTAGGGCCCGCTGATCCGGAAATGAATGAGCAGTCGACGCCGAATGGACAGCAACAGCACTCGTAA